The Desmodus rotundus isolate HL8 chromosome 3, HLdesRot8A.1, whole genome shotgun sequence genome includes a region encoding these proteins:
- the GTSF1 gene encoding gametocyte-specific factor 1, with the protein MEETYIDSLDPEKLLQCPYDKNHQIRACRFPYHLIKCKKNHPDVANKLATCPFNARHQVPRTEISHHISSCDDKSCIEQDVVNQTRNLGQETLAESTWQCPPCDEDWDKDLWEQTSTPFVWGTANYCGKNSPASNLVMEHKSNLASGMRVPKSLPYVLPWKNNGNAQ; encoded by the exons ATGGAAGAAACTTACA tcGATTCCCTGGATCCTGAAAAGCTATTACAATGTCCCTATGACAAAAACCACCAGATCAGGGCCTGCAGGTTTCCTTATCATCTTATCAAGTGCAAAAAG AATCATCCTGATGTCGCAAACAAATTGGCTACTTGTCCCTTCAATGCTCGCCATCAGGTTCCTCGGACTGAAATCAGTCATCACATCTCAAGCTGTGATGACAAAAGTTGTATAGAGCAAGATGTTG TCAACCAAACCAGAAACCTTGGACAAGAGACTCTGGCTGAGAGCACCTGGCAGTGCCCTCCTTGTGATGAAGATTGGGATAAAG ATTTGTGGGAACAGACCAGCACCCCATTTGTTTGGGGCACAGCCAACTACTGTGGCAAGAACAG ccCTGCAAGCAACCTAGTTATGGAACATAAGAGTAACCTAGCTTCAGGCATGCGCGTTCCCAAGTCTCTGCCGTATGTTCTGCCATGGAAAAACA ATGGAAATGCACAGTAA